A section of the Trichocoleus sp. genome encodes:
- the rsgA gene encoding small ribosomal subunit biogenesis GTPase RsgA, which translates to MSAERRNQPNLMDSDSASQDLTPSPLTGTVIAVQANFYWVQLDRDQIGKAGAGRQGNGATEQSVSIPESLLCTRRTRLKKIGQQVIVGDRVQIEEPDFEGGRGAIAQVFPRQTELDRPPIANANQILLVFAIAEPALDPMQLSRFLVKAESTGLAVCLCLNKQDLVSLEEQAEWRDRLRGWGYDPVLLSVQQDLGLAELQTRLNQRITVVSGPSGVGKSSLINALIPDVDLRVGKVSGKLGRGRHTTRHIELFQLPHGGLLADTPGFNQPDLDCAPTDLDQYFPEARHRLAEADCQFSDCLHRDEPNCAVRGDWERYEHYLTFLDEVVHYQEAIERTSDPESTTKRMTKGEGQIEEPKLQTKKYRRPSRRTEKQLLRDVVQDIEGLMAEDS; encoded by the coding sequence ATGAGTGCTGAGCGACGTAATCAGCCAAACCTCATGGACAGCGATTCGGCTTCTCAAGACCTAACTCCCTCCCCTCTGACTGGAACCGTTATCGCAGTTCAGGCTAACTTTTATTGGGTGCAGCTTGACCGGGATCAGATAGGAAAGGCAGGGGCAGGGAGACAGGGAAACGGAGCAACGGAGCAAAGCGTCTCCATTCCAGAGAGCTTGCTTTGTACGCGTCGGACTCGCCTCAAGAAAATTGGGCAGCAGGTGATTGTGGGCGATCGGGTTCAGATTGAAGAGCCAGATTTTGAAGGGGGACGGGGTGCAATTGCTCAGGTATTTCCCCGGCAGACTGAGCTAGATCGACCGCCGATCGCCAATGCGAATCAGATTTTGCTAGTGTTTGCAATTGCCGAACCGGCCCTTGATCCGATGCAGCTAAGCCGTTTCCTGGTGAAGGCAGAGTCTACCGGGCTTGCGGTTTGTCTTTGTCTGAATAAGCAGGATTTGGTGAGCCTAGAAGAACAGGCAGAATGGCGCGATCGGTTGCGCGGCTGGGGATATGACCCAGTGTTGCTGAGTGTGCAGCAGGATTTAGGTTTGGCGGAGCTACAAACCAGGCTGAATCAGCGAATTACGGTAGTTTCAGGTCCTTCTGGAGTGGGAAAGTCCAGCTTGATCAATGCTTTGATTCCAGATGTGGATCTGCGGGTTGGCAAAGTTTCGGGCAAACTGGGGCGCGGTCGTCATACAACTCGTCACATCGAGCTATTTCAGCTTCCCCATGGGGGACTACTTGCAGATACACCTGGATTTAACCAGCCTGACTTAGACTGTGCCCCAACTGACCTTGATCAATATTTCCCGGAAGCCCGTCATCGTTTGGCAGAAGCAGACTGTCAGTTTAGTGATTGCCTTCATCGCGATGAGCCAAACTGTGCAGTGCGTGGAGATTGGGAGCGGTATGAGCATTACCTGACTTTTCTGGATGAGGTGGTTCACTACCAGGAGGCGATCGAGCGCACCAGTGACCCCGAATCAACCACGAAACGGATGACAAAGGGTGAGGGTCAGATTGAAGAACCCAAACTCCAGACCAAGAAATATCGTCGTCCTTCTCGCCGCACGGAAAAGCAGCTTTTACGAGATGTGGTGCAAGACATTGAGGGCTTAATGGCAGAGGATTCCTGA
- a CDS encoding sulfurtransferase TusA family protein: MSQTATPDAQLDLRGTPCPLNFVRTKLRLEKMPPGSLLEVWLDAGEPIEQVPDSLRMEGYGIEQIEDRTDFFALKVRRPTEDSVKC, encoded by the coding sequence ATGAGCCAGACAGCAACGCCTGATGCCCAGCTTGATTTACGGGGCACACCCTGCCCCCTCAATTTCGTGCGAACCAAACTTCGTCTTGAGAAGATGCCGCCAGGATCTTTACTTGAGGTCTGGCTGGATGCGGGTGAACCGATCGAACAAGTGCCAGATAGTTTAAGGATGGAAGGCTACGGGATTGAGCAGATTGAAGACCGTACTGATTTCTTTGCCCTGAAGGTACGCCGCCCCACTGAGGACAGTGTTAAGTGCTAA
- the dnaJ gene encoding molecular chaperone DnaJ gives MADYYEILGVSRSADKEEIKRAYRRLARKFHPDVNKDPGAEDKFKEINRAYEVLSEPETRARYDRFGEAGVSSAAGAAGYQDFGDFGGFADIFESFFSGFSSGMGGQQTRRRAGPVRGDDLRLDLKLDFREAVFGGEKEIRISHLETCAVCSGAGAKPGTQARMCSTCNGAGQVRRATRTPFGSFTQVSVCPTCNGNGQVIEDKCDNCGGSGQKQEAKKLKITIPPGVDNGTRLRVSSEGDSGQRGGPAGDLYVYLFVNEDAHFQRDGINILSEIKISYLQAILGDRIEVETVDGKTEVPIAPGTQPNTVVTLEKQGVPRLGNPTSRGDHLLTIKVDIPTKVTNEERELLDKLVKLRGDRLSKGGGIEGFLGGLFRG, from the coding sequence ATGGCAGACTATTACGAAATCCTTGGTGTCTCTCGTAGCGCAGACAAGGAGGAAATCAAACGCGCTTATCGACGGCTGGCTCGTAAATTTCATCCGGATGTCAATAAAGACCCCGGAGCCGAAGACAAGTTTAAAGAGATTAACCGGGCATACGAAGTCCTGTCGGAACCAGAAACCAGGGCAAGATACGATCGCTTTGGTGAAGCTGGCGTCAGTTCTGCGGCAGGTGCTGCTGGCTACCAAGACTTTGGTGATTTTGGTGGCTTTGCCGATATTTTTGAAAGCTTCTTTAGCGGTTTTTCCAGCGGCATGGGCGGGCAACAAACTCGCCGCAGAGCAGGCCCAGTTCGGGGTGACGATCTACGCCTGGATCTGAAGCTTGATTTCCGTGAAGCCGTGTTTGGCGGCGAAAAAGAAATCCGCATTAGCCATCTGGAAACTTGCGCGGTTTGTAGTGGAGCAGGCGCAAAGCCGGGAACGCAAGCTCGGATGTGTTCGACCTGTAATGGGGCAGGGCAAGTGCGTCGGGCAACCCGGACTCCGTTTGGCAGCTTCACTCAGGTTTCAGTTTGTCCGACCTGTAATGGCAATGGTCAGGTTATTGAAGACAAGTGTGATAACTGTGGCGGCAGTGGTCAGAAGCAAGAAGCGAAAAAGCTGAAGATCACTATTCCTCCAGGGGTAGATAACGGGACTCGTTTGCGCGTGTCGAGTGAAGGGGATTCCGGACAGCGAGGTGGTCCTGCGGGCGATCTCTATGTCTATCTGTTTGTCAATGAAGATGCCCACTTCCAGAGAGATGGAATCAATATTCTCTCTGAGATAAAGATTAGCTACCTACAAGCGATTTTGGGTGATCGCATCGAAGTTGAGACGGTAGATGGCAAGACAGAAGTGCCGATCGCACCTGGAACGCAACCAAATACAGTCGTGACGCTGGAGAAGCAAGGCGTGCCTCGATTGGGCAACCCAACCAGCCGTGGGGATCATCTGTTGACCATTAAGGTAGATATTCCAACCAAAGTCACTAATGAGGAGCGGGAACTGCTTGATAAGCTGGTAAAGCTCCGGGGCGATCGGCTGAGTAAGGGTGGTGGCATTGAGGGGTTTCTAGGGGGACTGTTTCGCGGATGA
- the dnaK gene encoding molecular chaperone DnaK, which yields MGKVIGIDLGTTNSCVAVLEGGKPVVIANSEGGRTTPSIVGFGKSGERLVGQLAKRQAVTNAENTVFSIKRFIGRRWNDTEEERRRVPYGCARGKDDTVDVQIRGRSYTAQEISAMILQKLKQDAESYLGEPVTQVVITVPAYFTDAQRQATKDAGTIAGLEVLRIINEPTAAALSYGLEKQDQDQSILVYDLGGGTFDVSILQLGDGVFEVKATSGNNHLGGDDFDNVLVRWMSDNFREQEGIDLSADKMALQRLREAAEKAKIELSNMLTTTINLPFITADETGPKHLETELTRSKFEELVGHLVQQTIEPVTQALKDCDLTPDRIDRILLVGGSTRIPAVQEAIRNHFGGKTPDRSVNPDEAVALGAAIQAGVLGGEVKDLLLLDVTPLSLGIETLGEVFTKIIDRNTTIPTSKTQVFSTATDGQTSVEIHALQGERAMAKDNKSLGKFQLAGIPPAPRGVPQIEVSFEIDANGILQVAARDKGTGRAQSIRISNTGGLSEAEVERMRQEAEVYAEDDARRQEMVVLRNQADSLLYSYETTMRDNAEFVTDDLKQFAAQKMAELRAAIGDRTITVEAMRDRLDALQHALLTVGESVYKQAGEADTTRSSYDSAAPWTDEHETETAMMDDEYSGDFVNDDTIAADYEAVD from the coding sequence ATGGGAAAAGTCATCGGCATCGACTTGGGCACAACCAACAGCTGTGTTGCAGTCCTAGAGGGTGGAAAACCCGTTGTGATTGCAAACTCCGAGGGGGGCAGAACGACTCCCAGTATCGTCGGATTTGGCAAATCGGGGGAACGGCTTGTCGGACAACTCGCAAAACGACAGGCAGTAACAAACGCTGAAAATACGGTCTTTAGTATCAAGCGATTTATCGGTCGTCGCTGGAATGATACTGAGGAAGAGCGTCGCCGTGTCCCCTATGGTTGTGCTAGGGGCAAGGATGATACGGTTGATGTCCAAATTCGTGGTCGCAGCTACACTGCCCAAGAAATTTCTGCCATGATTCTGCAAAAACTGAAGCAGGATGCAGAAAGCTATTTGGGAGAGCCCGTTACCCAGGTTGTGATTACGGTTCCTGCCTACTTTACCGATGCTCAAAGGCAAGCAACGAAAGATGCAGGGACGATCGCCGGACTAGAAGTTCTACGGATTATCAACGAGCCGACTGCTGCTGCACTTTCCTATGGCTTGGAAAAGCAAGATCAGGATCAAAGCATTCTGGTTTATGACTTAGGCGGCGGCACGTTTGATGTTTCCATTCTGCAACTGGGAGATGGCGTATTTGAAGTCAAAGCCACTTCTGGAAATAACCACCTGGGCGGCGATGACTTTGATAATGTCCTGGTTCGCTGGATGAGTGATAATTTCAGAGAGCAGGAAGGGATTGACCTCTCAGCCGACAAAATGGCGCTGCAACGCCTCCGTGAAGCTGCGGAGAAAGCCAAAATCGAGCTTTCCAATATGCTCACAACCACAATTAACCTGCCCTTTATTACGGCAGATGAAACGGGTCCTAAGCATCTAGAAACTGAGCTGACCCGCTCGAAGTTTGAAGAACTGGTGGGGCATTTAGTACAGCAGACGATCGAGCCTGTAACGCAAGCATTAAAAGATTGTGACCTCACGCCTGATCGGATCGATCGCATTTTGCTGGTCGGTGGCTCAACCCGAATTCCGGCAGTGCAGGAAGCAATTCGCAATCACTTTGGGGGCAAAACCCCTGATCGATCGGTCAACCCTGATGAAGCGGTAGCGCTGGGTGCAGCAATTCAAGCAGGTGTTTTGGGCGGCGAAGTTAAGGATCTGCTGCTGCTGGATGTGACACCGCTCTCGCTGGGAATTGAAACCCTGGGCGAAGTCTTCACCAAGATCATCGATCGCAATACAACGATCCCCACGAGTAAAACTCAGGTCTTTTCAACGGCAACCGACGGACAAACTTCGGTTGAAATCCACGCTCTTCAGGGTGAACGGGCGATGGCGAAAGACAACAAGAGTTTGGGTAAGTTTCAGCTAGCCGGAATTCCGCCTGCACCCAGAGGTGTGCCTCAAATTGAGGTGTCATTTGAAATTGATGCGAATGGAATTTTGCAGGTTGCAGCAAGGGACAAAGGCACTGGACGCGCTCAGAGTATCCGCATCAGCAATACGGGCGGATTGAGCGAGGCAGAAGTCGAACGGATGCGTCAGGAAGCTGAAGTTTATGCCGAAGACGATGCCCGTCGTCAGGAGATGGTGGTTCTGCGAAATCAGGCAGATTCGCTCCTCTACAGCTATGAAACGACCATGCGCGATAATGCTGAGTTTGTCACCGATGACCTTAAGCAGTTTGCGGCGCAAAAGATGGCGGAACTCAGGGCTGCTATTGGCGACCGGACTATCACGGTTGAGGCAATGCGCGATCGATTAGATGCCTTACAGCATGCCCTTCTCACGGTTGGCGAATCGGTTTATAAGCAGGCAGGCGAAGCAGACACAACCCGCTCCTCCTACGACAGCGCAGCTCCCTGGACGGATGAACATGAAACGGAAACTGCCATGATGGATGACGAGTACAGCGGTGATTTCGTCAATGATGATACGATCGCCGCAGATTATGAAGCCGTTGACTAG
- the grpE gene encoding nucleotide exchange factor GrpE — protein MSAETNLPIDPQTQSEDLDQTAVSEEVFTLEPEPETATAEAPVAAEQAELQETVQELTQRLEALKAQLDDRTGQYMRLAADFENYRKRTQKEKEDMEQTAKSSTVKELLPVVDNFERARSQLKPQTESEMTIHKSYQGVYKDLVDRLKKIGVAAMRAEGEPFDPALHEAVMRETTNEYPEGTVVEELRRGYMLGDLVLRHAMVKVAAAPETESASEDSAS, from the coding sequence ATGTCTGCTGAAACGAATTTACCGATCGATCCCCAAACGCAATCCGAAGATCTAGACCAAACTGCAGTGAGCGAAGAAGTATTTACGCTCGAGCCAGAGCCAGAAACGGCGACTGCTGAAGCTCCTGTTGCGGCAGAACAAGCAGAACTTCAGGAAACCGTCCAGGAGTTGACGCAAAGGCTAGAAGCCCTGAAAGCTCAGCTCGACGATCGCACCGGGCAGTATATGCGGCTCGCGGCGGATTTCGAGAACTACCGCAAGCGGACGCAAAAAGAAAAAGAAGACATGGAGCAGACGGCAAAAAGCTCAACAGTTAAGGAGCTGCTGCCAGTTGTTGACAACTTTGAGCGCGCTCGATCGCAGCTAAAGCCTCAAACAGAGTCAGAAATGACGATTCATAAGAGCTATCAGGGGGTTTACAAAGACCTTGTCGATCGCCTGAAAAAAATCGGGGTGGCGGCGATGCGAGCAGAAGGAGAGCCATTTGACCCAGCTCTACATGAAGCGGTTATGCGCGAAACAACCAATGAGTATCCTGAAGGGACGGTGGTTGAAGAACTGCGTCGGGGTTACATGCTGGGTGATTTAGTGCTGCGTCATGCCATGGTTAAGGTTGCAGCTGCCCCAGAAACTGAGTCTGCGAGTGAAGACTCCGCCAGTTAA
- a CDS encoding glycosyltransferase family 4 protein — protein MKDHLRLLLVSTSVGALGSGLGGGVELTLRNIGLELMRRGHQVKVVAPTESVSAGLAIVPVAGNLQITAQTQGRDALVTLPANSVLANMWDYAHRVQSEIDVILNFAYDWLPFYLTPFFHHPIAHLVSMGSLTEAMDQIIEQTLDRFPGTIGVHSKAQAATFPFGDRCRSLGNGFEMSLYRFQPQPENYLAWVGRIAPEKGIEDAIEVAQQTGIPLKVWGAMPDSDYWQEICQRYPNTPFAYEGFLSTQELQQGLGLCRGLLLTPKWVEAFGNVAIEALACGVPVIAYQRGGPAEIVQDGKTGWLVEPDNVKGLIEAVQKLDLIDRQICRQAAESEYSMQAMGDRVEAWLEDVLARQPQV, from the coding sequence ATGAAGGATCATCTAAGGCTGTTACTCGTTTCAACCTCAGTTGGGGCACTCGGATCGGGATTGGGGGGTGGCGTTGAACTCACCCTGCGAAATATTGGGCTGGAATTGATGCGGCGAGGGCATCAGGTCAAGGTTGTGGCTCCTACAGAATCAGTCTCAGCAGGATTGGCGATCGTTCCCGTTGCTGGCAACTTACAGATCACTGCCCAGACTCAAGGACGCGATGCGTTGGTCACCCTTCCGGCAAACTCAGTGCTGGCAAATATGTGGGATTACGCCCATCGAGTACAGAGCGAGATCGATGTGATCTTAAACTTTGCTTATGACTGGCTACCCTTTTACCTGACGCCCTTTTTTCATCATCCGATCGCCCACTTGGTCAGCATGGGATCGCTAACCGAGGCGATGGATCAAATCATTGAGCAAACGCTCGATCGGTTTCCTGGCACAATCGGTGTCCACAGTAAGGCACAGGCAGCTACCTTTCCCTTTGGCGATCGCTGTCGTAGTTTAGGCAATGGCTTCGAGATGTCTTTATACCGGTTTCAGCCTCAACCAGAGAATTATCTTGCCTGGGTTGGCAGAATCGCTCCAGAAAAAGGCATCGAAGACGCGATCGAGGTCGCTCAGCAAACAGGTATTCCCCTTAAGGTTTGGGGTGCGATGCCTGACTCAGATTATTGGCAAGAAATTTGTCAGCGTTATCCCAATACCCCATTCGCCTATGAAGGATTTTTGTCTACTCAGGAGCTTCAACAGGGATTGGGGCTGTGTCGTGGGCTGCTGCTGACTCCGAAATGGGTTGAAGCATTTGGCAATGTGGCGATCGAAGCTTTAGCCTGCGGTGTGCCTGTCATTGCTTATCAGAGAGGAGGTCCAGCGGAGATTGTGCAGGACGGTAAAACAGGCTGGCTGGTTGAACCTGACAATGTGAAGGGATTGATCGAGGCTGTTCAAAAGCTAGATTTGATCGATCGGCAAATCTGTCGGCAAGCAGCAGAAAGTGAGTATTCGATGCAGGCAATGGGCGATCGGGTGGAGGCGTGGTTGGAAGACGTGTTGGCAAGACAGCCCCAAGTTTGA
- a CDS encoding LD-carboxypeptidase: protein MDKLPPISSSSTNPISSLSPCRLPQPLRPGDLLRVIAPSGALREFEGFRRGVEIWQARGYRVELSVGYDDRWGYLAGRDEQRRSQLLDALKDPECRGILCARGGYGGARVMEDWAWFECEPKWLIGFSDITSLLWSFCRQGISGVHAPLLTTIAAEPDWSIQRLFDWVEGRSIPRLQGKGWVGGQACGLLLPANLTVATHLLGTPVQPALDGVILAFEDVTEAPYRIDRMLTQWRLSGMFQRVKGIAVGRFSQCDPPANVPSFSVEEVLRDRLCDLGIPIVAELPFGHDGVNAALPVSVWARLDGDQGILAIGD, encoded by the coding sequence ATGGATAAACTACCCCCCATAAGCTCATCCTCTACAAATCCAATTTCATCCCTTTCTCCCTGCCGTTTACCCCAACCGCTCCGACCCGGTGATCTGCTGCGGGTGATTGCGCCTAGTGGAGCTTTGCGGGAGTTTGAAGGATTTCGACGGGGAGTCGAGATTTGGCAAGCGCGAGGGTATCGAGTGGAACTGAGTGTGGGATATGACGATCGCTGGGGCTATTTGGCGGGAAGGGATGAGCAGCGCCGATCGCAGCTTTTGGATGCTTTGAAAGATCCCGAGTGCCGGGGTATCCTCTGTGCCAGAGGGGGATATGGTGGGGCAAGAGTAATGGAAGACTGGGCTTGGTTTGAGTGTGAACCCAAATGGTTGATTGGTTTCTCAGATATCACCAGTCTCCTCTGGAGCTTTTGCCGTCAGGGAATTTCTGGTGTTCATGCACCCCTCTTAACGACGATCGCTGCTGAGCCAGATTGGTCAATTCAACGATTATTTGACTGGGTGGAAGGACGATCGATCCCACGGTTGCAGGGTAAAGGATGGGTTGGAGGTCAGGCGTGCGGTTTATTGCTTCCGGCAAATCTTACAGTGGCAACACATTTACTTGGAACTCCAGTACAACCTGCCCTAGATGGAGTCATTCTGGCATTCGAGGATGTGACAGAAGCTCCTTACCGTATCGATCGCATGTTGACTCAGTGGCGCCTGAGTGGGATGTTTCAACGGGTAAAAGGGATTGCGGTTGGTCGGTTTAGCCAATGCGACCCGCCTGCCAATGTCCCCAGTTTCAGCGTCGAGGAGGTGTTGCGCGATCGACTCTGTGATTTGGGAATCCCCATTGTGGCAGAGCTACCCTTTGGACATGATGGCGTCAATGCTGCTCTCCCAGTCAGCGTTTGGGCAAGACTGGATGGTGATCAGGGGATTTTGGCGATCGGGGATTAA
- a CDS encoding HEAT repeat domain-containing protein → MTQLKLEQIATQLESENSKDRMLALASLRNIPAEDAVPLIKKVLNDDLLQIRSMAVFALGIKQTDECYPILTRLLESDPDYGIRADAAGALGYLEDLRAFEPLVRAFYEDTDWLVRFSAAVSLGNLKDLRAYDVLIEALDSDEVVLHQAAIAALGEIKAVEAVDSLLRFAQSSDWLVRQRLAEALGHLPSPKSVSALKYLEKDSHPNVAMASRVSLLRLAEQENE, encoded by the coding sequence ATGACTCAGCTTAAACTGGAGCAGATTGCAACACAGTTGGAAAGCGAGAATTCAAAAGACCGGATGCTGGCATTGGCATCGCTGCGAAATATCCCGGCTGAAGATGCGGTGCCGCTGATCAAGAAAGTATTAAATGATGACCTGCTGCAAATTCGATCGATGGCGGTCTTTGCATTAGGCATAAAGCAAACAGATGAGTGTTATCCCATTCTGACTCGCCTGCTCGAAAGTGACCCTGACTATGGCATTCGGGCAGATGCGGCTGGCGCGTTGGGTTATCTGGAAGATCTCAGAGCCTTTGAACCACTTGTGCGTGCTTTTTACGAAGATACAGATTGGTTAGTGCGTTTTAGTGCGGCTGTGTCGTTAGGAAATCTCAAAGACCTGCGTGCCTATGACGTGCTGATCGAAGCCCTAGATAGTGATGAAGTTGTGCTGCATCAAGCCGCGATCGCCGCGTTAGGTGAAATCAAAGCTGTAGAGGCAGTTGACTCCCTTCTTCGCTTTGCCCAATCCTCTGATTGGTTAGTCCGGCAACGTCTAGCGGAAGCATTAGGTCATTTGCCCAGCCCCAAGAGCGTCTCTGCGTTGAAATATCTCGAAAAAGATAGCCACCCAAATGTGGCAATGGCATCAAGAGTTTCCTTACTGCGACTCGCAGAACAAGAGAACGAGTAG
- a CDS encoding family 10 glycosylhydrolase has translation MKKQHLTWLSCLFLSCLATILLSSEFAPQAVPQTRSPLATHPTEVRGVWLTNVASSVFYEPWGIDRVFAQLSQMHFNTVYPVVWNRGQTFYPSAVGKTATGWTQEPWLSVLHPGQDVLAQMVQLGKEQHLRVIPWFEYGFMAPIDSTLVQQHPSWLTLRKGGLRTIDADPQEDLPETIVWLNPLHPQVQDFILALIREVVSHYDVAGIQLDDHFSLPVKFGYDPYTVSLYQKEHHGKKPPDNSKDAEWMRWRANKLSAFMGRVFKTVKTANPHCQISLSPNPQGFAYQAYLQDWQTWVDRGWIEELVLQAYRQDLKRFQAELIQPAVQAAKRHIPVTIGIHTGSWQNPVSFRQIQKQVQAVRSGKFAGVSFFYWESLKTNLASDTPEAHDGFKKLFTAS, from the coding sequence GTGAAAAAACAGCACTTGACCTGGCTCTCCTGCCTGTTCCTCTCCTGTCTAGCAACCATTCTGCTCTCCTCAGAGTTTGCCCCCCAAGCAGTTCCCCAGACTCGATCGCCCCTCGCAACCCACCCTACTGAAGTCCGAGGCGTTTGGTTAACCAATGTAGCAAGCTCCGTATTTTACGAGCCTTGGGGAATCGATCGCGTTTTTGCCCAACTGTCACAGATGCACTTTAATACCGTTTATCCTGTGGTTTGGAATCGAGGACAAACCTTCTATCCGAGTGCTGTCGGTAAGACTGCAACCGGTTGGACACAGGAGCCCTGGCTCAGTGTGCTGCATCCGGGACAAGATGTTTTAGCGCAGATGGTGCAATTGGGTAAAGAGCAGCACCTCCGAGTCATTCCCTGGTTTGAATATGGTTTCATGGCTCCAATTGACTCGACACTTGTGCAGCAGCATCCTAGTTGGTTGACCCTACGAAAAGGTGGACTCAGGACGATCGACGCTGATCCGCAGGAAGACTTACCCGAAACGATCGTCTGGCTCAACCCACTCCACCCACAGGTACAGGACTTTATTCTGGCGCTCATTCGAGAAGTCGTTAGCCACTACGACGTTGCTGGAATTCAGCTCGATGATCACTTTAGCCTGCCTGTGAAGTTTGGCTATGATCCTTACACTGTCTCGCTTTACCAGAAAGAGCATCACGGCAAAAAACCACCTGATAATTCAAAGGATGCCGAATGGATGCGCTGGCGAGCCAACAAGCTTTCGGCTTTTATGGGGCGCGTCTTCAAAACAGTCAAAACCGCAAATCCTCACTGTCAGATCAGCCTGTCGCCCAATCCGCAAGGCTTTGCCTATCAAGCCTATCTGCAAGACTGGCAAACCTGGGTCGATCGCGGTTGGATCGAAGAACTGGTTTTACAAGCATATCGGCAGGACTTAAAGCGGTTTCAGGCAGAACTGATTCAACCCGCAGTGCAAGCCGCCAAGCGCCATATTCCTGTGACGATCGGCATTCATACTGGAAGCTGGCAGAATCCCGTTTCATTTAGGCAGATTCAAAAGCAGGTGCAGGCAGTGCGATCGGGGAAATTTGCCGGGGTATCGTTTTTCTATTGGGAGAGCCTCAAGACGAATCTCGCCTCTGATACCCCAGAAGCCCATGATGGATTTAAGAAGCTGTTTACCGCCTCTTAG